From Enterococcus mediterraneensis, the proteins below share one genomic window:
- a CDS encoding CDP-glycerol glycerophosphotransferase family protein produces MGVKNFLAVTAKNMLQPFLSENAAIRNYYAKNYQRKIKKNTILYEVRDGQSIVDSPYAIFQYLINKDEFQDFHHIWVVTDLNYPLIQTIQKQYPDKVEFVVRNSKKYLNWLLTAEYLINNATFQSFFSKKEGQVYINTWHGTPLKYMGFDIPGDPSHSQNVLRNFLMTDFMLSPNPHTTKIFSESYRLNGIYSGTILEGGYPRIDNTFNSPADSVYEKLISVGLEIDPALPTILYTPTWKGSSIVNPLNDQQQIVQESLILKETFKDQYNFLIKVHPYIYESMREIPKIASILVPDSFDPNEVLAAVDLLVTDYSSIFFDFLVTDRPIVFYAWDRDLYDADRGMYFSESELPGPITENIHELIEAIRNINAESEKYQPVYQKMKEQICSYDDGNTTARYVARIFFGKKSQMITEHHLSSDKEKLLIYPGRMKNNGITTSFINLTNNLDYQNYDVSLLLARPVSDEEFQNLAKVNPNVRFLFRPGAPIYTRSEVFRNSWIQEFTLKKALRRFYPEKAYQREARRIIGGAAFDAAIDFSGYSFYWGKLISAMEARKKVVFQHNDLFTDSQKVINGKRPHEKSLPALFSIYYRFDRILSVSKETMLVNKEHLAQYVTPEQMGYTTNTIDLDKVLGKTHKETQVEQISLDNQRYLANVRQTGNYQIAKNLQSVCSRNFEERLITAESLIYVLAQFDDPITHNSYSKITINSVYAGWLATDLLIPQKVMEAKVTDLCQIATVTKTKGGYIYQDVHHLENIVSPLEYLERTYAFLSKKIVSDTGIFYFIENQNGPLGWVMEKYIANIHDLRGISVAKQLFYRRNRSELGITDSYQLVEKSGKLIDIPTAAWTEPPKTTFSEKIQLDFSAFLGQRAMISKEATAADKRYVFADFSGANAWVEAASFSDIEDVVSTDEPVRSDNDDLFTDIFGKEIAPIDTAYYNIVTMGRLSPEKNQEALIRGFAEVSENNPDIRLYILGDGDLKNDLLQVIYELEMQDKIFLLGHKEEPFKIMRQCDLFILSSVYEGQPMVLLEALTLGMPVIATDIPANQSVLGKQYGNYIHGTDAGSIARDLEKYLKEKPATKAFDPIAYNRKAIAMFDEEMKR; encoded by the coding sequence ATGGGAGTAAAAAACTTTTTAGCGGTAACGGCAAAAAATATGCTGCAACCTTTTCTTTCAGAAAATGCCGCTATACGTAATTACTATGCAAAAAATTATCAACGCAAAATCAAAAAGAATACGATTTTATATGAAGTACGGGATGGACAATCCATCGTTGATTCACCTTATGCGATTTTTCAATATTTGATCAATAAAGACGAATTTCAAGATTTTCATCATATCTGGGTCGTTACAGATTTGAATTACCCATTGATCCAAACGATCCAGAAACAATATCCTGATAAAGTGGAATTTGTTGTAAGAAATTCCAAAAAGTATTTGAACTGGTTGTTGACAGCGGAATACCTGATCAATAATGCGACTTTTCAATCTTTCTTTTCTAAAAAAGAAGGGCAGGTATACATCAACACGTGGCATGGAACGCCTTTGAAATACATGGGTTTTGATATTCCCGGTGACCCGTCACATTCGCAAAATGTATTGCGGAATTTTCTGATGACAGACTTTATGCTTTCTCCAAATCCTCATACGACAAAAATCTTTTCTGAAAGTTATCGCTTAAACGGAATCTATAGCGGTACGATTTTAGAGGGAGGCTATCCTCGGATCGATAATACATTCAATAGCCCTGCTGATTCAGTCTATGAAAAATTAATTTCTGTAGGTCTGGAAATCGATCCTGCGTTGCCGACGATCTTATATACACCTACCTGGAAGGGCAGTTCAATCGTTAATCCTTTGAACGATCAGCAGCAAATCGTCCAAGAGTCCTTGATCTTAAAGGAAACGTTCAAAGACCAGTATAATTTCTTGATCAAAGTCCATCCGTATATCTATGAAAGTATGCGAGAAATACCAAAGATTGCTTCGATTTTAGTTCCTGATTCTTTTGATCCCAATGAAGTATTGGCAGCTGTTGATCTTTTAGTGACAGATTATTCCAGCATTTTCTTTGATTTTTTAGTTACCGATCGCCCAATCGTTTTTTACGCGTGGGATCGAGATCTTTATGATGCTGATCGCGGGATGTATTTTAGCGAATCGGAACTGCCAGGACCAATTACCGAAAACATCCATGAATTGATCGAGGCGATAAGAAATATTAATGCAGAATCGGAAAAATATCAGCCTGTTTATCAAAAGATGAAAGAACAAATCTGTTCTTACGATGATGGAAACACTACAGCCCGATATGTCGCACGGATCTTCTTTGGAAAAAAATCACAGATGATAACAGAACATCACCTCTCATCTGACAAAGAAAAATTGCTGATCTATCCTGGGAGAATGAAAAACAATGGTATTACTACCAGCTTTATTAACTTGACCAATAACTTGGATTATCAAAATTATGATGTCTCACTGTTGTTGGCACGCCCGGTTTCTGATGAGGAATTCCAAAATTTGGCTAAAGTAAATCCCAATGTACGTTTTCTATTCCGTCCGGGAGCGCCTATCTATACCAGAAGTGAAGTATTCCGCAACAGCTGGATCCAAGAATTTACTTTGAAAAAAGCGTTGCGGCGATTCTATCCAGAAAAAGCCTATCAGAGAGAGGCACGTCGAATAATCGGCGGTGCAGCTTTTGATGCAGCCATTGATTTTAGCGGCTACAGCTTTTATTGGGGCAAACTGATCAGCGCGATGGAGGCTAGAAAAAAAGTCGTCTTTCAGCATAATGATCTGTTCACTGATTCGCAAAAAGTGATCAACGGGAAAAGGCCTCATGAAAAAAGTTTACCAGCTTTATTTTCTATTTATTATCGCTTTGATCGTATTCTGAGTGTCTCTAAAGAAACGATGCTGGTCAACAAAGAGCATCTGGCACAATATGTTACTCCAGAACAGATGGGCTATACCACGAATACTATTGATTTGGACAAGGTTTTAGGAAAAACACACAAAGAGACACAAGTAGAACAGATATCTTTGGACAATCAGCGCTATCTAGCCAATGTTCGACAAACTGGCAATTATCAGATCGCAAAAAATCTTCAGTCTGTATGCTCCAGAAATTTTGAGGAACGGCTGATCACTGCTGAAAGCTTGATCTATGTACTGGCGCAGTTTGATGATCCAATTACACACAACTCTTATTCAAAGATTACTATCAATAGTGTCTATGCCGGTTGGTTGGCAACTGACTTATTGATCCCTCAAAAGGTCATGGAGGCGAAAGTAACAGATCTTTGCCAAATAGCAACAGTCACTAAAACAAAGGGCGGGTATATTTATCAAGATGTCCATCATTTGGAAAATATCGTTTCACCTTTAGAGTATCTGGAAAGAACCTATGCCTTTTTATCGAAAAAAATCGTTTCAGACACTGGCATCTTTTATTTCATTGAAAATCAAAACGGCCCTTTAGGATGGGTGATGGAGAAATATATTGCAAATATCCATGATCTCCGTGGGATTTCCGTCGCTAAACAATTATTCTATCGAAGAAATCGGTCTGAATTAGGAATCACTGATTCTTATCAATTGGTTGAAAAAAGCGGTAAACTGATAGATATACCAACTGCTGCTTGGACCGAACCGCCAAAAACTACATTTAGTGAAAAGATACAACTAGATTTTAGCGCTTTTCTTGGTCAAAGAGCGATGATCAGCAAAGAAGCGACTGCCGCAGATAAACGGTATGTATTTGCCGATTTTTCTGGCGCCAACGCATGGGTAGAAGCAGCGTCATTTAGTGATATCGAGGATGTAGTATCAACGGATGAACCGGTACGTTCTGACAATGATGATCTGTTTACTGATATTTTTGGGAAAGAAATCGCGCCGATCGATACTGCTTATTATAATATCGTTACGATGGGACGACTTTCTCCGGAAAAAAATCAAGAGGCTCTGATCCGTGGGTTTGCTGAAGTATCTGAGAACAACCCTGATATTCGTCTGTATATCTTAGGAGATGGGGATCTGAAAAATGATCTGCTGCAAGTCATTTATGAGTTGGAGATGCAAGACAAGATCTTCCTGCTTGGACATAAAGAGGAACCTTTCAAGATCATGAGGCAATGTGACCTGTTCATATTATCTTCTGTGTATGAAGGACAGCCGATGGTTCTTTTAGAGGCATTGACTCTAGGGATGCCAGTCATTGCGACAGATATCCCAGCAAACCAATCTGTTCTAGGAAAGCAGTATGGAAATTACATCCATGGAACGGACGCTGGATCTATCGCGAGAGATCTGGAAAAATATTTGAAGGAAAAACCAGCAACGAAAGCTTTTGATCCCATAGCATATAATCGAAAAGCAATCGCGATGTTTGACGAGGAAATGAAACGATGA
- a CDS encoding pyridoxal phosphate-dependent aminotransferase — protein sequence MKLSQRAKNLEPSVTLAAAAKAKALKAQGRDILSLTVGEPDFDTPENIQQAAIAAIKSGKASFYTPSAGIPELCQAVTDYLKRNYGLTYDTKQVIVTDGAKFALYALFQAILDADDEVIIPLPYWVSYGEQVKLAQGKPVFVEGKPENHLKVTVEQLEAVYSPKTKAIIINSPSNPTGMIYTKEELQAIGEWAVAKDILIVADDIYGNLVYNGNHFTPITTISEAIRKQTIIVNGVSKTYSMTGWRIGFAVGDEEIIQAMIDIASQSTSNPTAASQYAAVEALVGPQDSAEKMRQAFEERLNKLYPLVAAIPGVELSKPQGAFYLFPNVKGTMDLCGYSDINDFVEALLEEAGVALVTGAGFGAPEHLRISYAADWETLEKAVARIHSFVENKQRK from the coding sequence ATGAAATTATCGCAAAGAGCAAAAAATTTAGAGCCTTCTGTAACCCTGGCTGCCGCTGCCAAAGCCAAAGCGCTGAAAGCACAAGGACGGGATATTTTGAGTTTGACAGTCGGTGAGCCAGACTTCGATACTCCGGAAAATATCCAACAAGCAGCGATTGCAGCTATCAAAAGCGGAAAGGCAAGTTTTTATACGCCTTCTGCCGGTATCCCGGAATTGTGCCAAGCGGTCACAGATTATTTAAAAAGAAACTATGGATTAACGTATGATACGAAACAGGTGATCGTGACTGATGGTGCTAAGTTTGCTCTTTATGCGTTATTTCAAGCGATTTTAGATGCTGATGATGAAGTGATCATTCCGCTTCCGTATTGGGTGAGTTATGGAGAACAAGTCAAATTAGCACAAGGTAAACCAGTTTTTGTAGAAGGCAAACCTGAAAATCATCTTAAAGTGACAGTTGAGCAGTTAGAAGCTGTGTATTCTCCAAAAACAAAAGCGATCATTATCAATTCACCTTCTAATCCGACAGGGATGATCTATACCAAAGAGGAATTGCAGGCGATCGGCGAATGGGCGGTAGCTAAAGATATTCTGATCGTAGCCGATGATATTTATGGAAACCTTGTCTATAACGGCAATCACTTCACTCCCATCACAACGATCTCAGAAGCGATTCGTAAACAAACGATCATCGTAAACGGTGTGTCAAAAACTTATTCAATGACCGGTTGGCGGATCGGTTTTGCAGTAGGAGATGAAGAAATCATTCAAGCCATGATCGACATCGCTTCACAATCTACCAGCAATCCGACTGCCGCCAGCCAATATGCAGCTGTAGAAGCTTTGGTAGGGCCGCAAGATTCTGCTGAGAAAATGCGTCAAGCATTTGAAGAACGCTTGAATAAATTGTATCCATTGGTAGCCGCTATCCCAGGAGTAGAATTGAGCAAACCGCAAGGAGCTTTTTATCTATTTCCGAATGTAAAAGGAACGATGGATCTATGCGGTTATTCTGATATCAATGATTTCGTAGAAGCGCTTTTGGAAGAAGCCGGTGTGGCATTGGTCACTGGTGCCGGATTTGGCGCACCGGAACATTTGCGGATCAGTTATGCAGCGGATTGGGAAACGTTAGAAAAAGCTGTAGCAAGAATTCATTCTTTTGTTGAAAATAAACAAAGAAAGTAA
- a CDS encoding CDP-glycerol glycerophosphotransferase family protein, translating into MKKMISYLFRMLFNFSATVFPVKAKTVVFESFNGKKPSDSPYAIYLALEKSQSDFACVWGVKKKFLQEARHEFPDIQFVSRFSLQWLLLMTRANYWVFNSRMPIWLKKNKKTIYIQTWHGTPLKKLGMDIENVSIPGTNTAVYKQEFVEEAKRWDYLVAPNQFSKEIFQRAFQFQNHFLDIGYPRNDVLVQHKDDPSYIDNLKKQIIGKDTGRVILYAPTWRDDYFISKGNYRFYMPFDLKKITQLLAKEDTLIIRPHYLVGDSISVQGYEENIRICIDEDINDLYLISDLLITDYSSVMFDYAILKRPMLFYAYDYEHYKENLRGFYFDYAEVPGPIVTDEKQFYEKLQSFLESDAFKGYQKKYNDFYQRFCQWEDGHAAEKVAFKLAE; encoded by the coding sequence ATGAAGAAAATGATCAGTTATCTTTTTCGAATGCTTTTTAACTTTAGTGCAACTGTCTTTCCGGTAAAAGCAAAGACAGTTGTTTTTGAATCTTTTAATGGGAAAAAACCTTCTGATAGTCCTTATGCTATCTATCTGGCATTGGAAAAATCTCAATCAGATTTTGCGTGTGTATGGGGTGTCAAAAAGAAGTTTCTTCAAGAAGCACGACATGAGTTTCCCGATATCCAATTTGTTTCCCGATTTTCTTTACAATGGCTGCTGCTGATGACAAGAGCCAATTATTGGGTCTTCAATTCCCGTATGCCGATCTGGCTGAAAAAGAATAAGAAAACTATTTATATCCAAACATGGCATGGCACGCCACTAAAAAAACTGGGGATGGATATCGAAAATGTATCGATACCCGGAACGAATACTGCTGTATATAAGCAAGAGTTCGTTGAAGAAGCGAAACGTTGGGACTATCTGGTTGCACCTAACCAATTTTCCAAAGAGATTTTTCAGCGGGCTTTTCAGTTTCAGAATCATTTTTTAGATATCGGCTATCCCAGAAACGATGTGTTGGTGCAGCATAAAGATGATCCTTCCTATATCGATAATTTAAAGAAACAAATTATAGGAAAAGATACCGGACGTGTCATATTGTATGCTCCTACGTGGCGGGATGACTATTTTATCAGTAAAGGCAATTATCGATTCTATATGCCTTTTGATCTGAAAAAAATCACACAGCTTTTAGCAAAAGAAGATACATTAATCATTCGTCCACATTACTTAGTAGGGGATTCGATCTCTGTACAAGGATATGAAGAAAACATCCGCATCTGTATAGATGAAGATATCAATGATTTATATCTGATCAGTGATTTATTGATTACGGATTATTCCTCGGTGATGTTCGATTACGCGATCCTCAAACGTCCAATGCTTTTTTACGCATATGATTACGAGCACTATAAAGAAAATCTGCGGGGATTTTATTTTGATTACGCGGAAGTGCCCGGACCAATCGTGACCGATGAAAAACAATTTTACGAAAAATTACAATCGTTTTTAGAATCTGACGCTTTCAAAGGGTATCAAAAGAAATACAATGACTTTTATCAACGTTTCTGCCAGTGGGAAGATGGACATGCCGCTGAAAAAGTTGCATTCAAATTGGCAGAATAA
- a CDS encoding WecB/TagA/CpsF family glycosyltransferase produces MKHEWIMGIPVDQLTYEDILEDVPRYLDSSKKMSAISVNPQIATQSKDFPEVVEFIKSSTHRIPDGIGIVLVSKLTGGKIKERVAGFELMQKFLEYANENSRSAFFYGAKPEVLQDAMANLQQQYPAMKIAGAIDGYTALSEDEVVDQINQASPDFLFVALGFPRQEQWLARNIKRVDATIFQDVGGSFDVLSGHVKRAPQFYLDHHLEWLYRSLSNPARIGRIFQLPVFVIKSLWWKMRNK; encoded by the coding sequence ATGAAGCATGAATGGATCATGGGGATACCCGTGGATCAATTGACGTATGAAGATATATTAGAAGATGTGCCCCGTTATCTGGATTCATCAAAGAAAATGTCTGCCATCAGTGTCAATCCGCAAATCGCGACGCAGTCGAAAGATTTTCCAGAAGTCGTCGAATTTATCAAATCAAGTACCCACCGCATCCCAGACGGTATCGGGATCGTACTTGTATCAAAGTTGACAGGCGGCAAAATCAAAGAACGGGTAGCCGGATTTGAATTGATGCAAAAATTTTTGGAATACGCTAATGAAAACAGCCGCAGCGCTTTTTTTTATGGCGCTAAGCCGGAAGTCTTGCAAGACGCCATGGCTAATCTGCAACAGCAGTATCCTGCTATGAAGATTGCGGGAGCTATCGATGGTTATACCGCACTTTCTGAAGATGAGGTGGTGGATCAGATCAATCAAGCATCACCTGATTTTTTATTTGTTGCATTGGGATTTCCTAGACAAGAACAGTGGTTGGCGCGTAATATAAAACGAGTGGACGCTACGATTTTTCAAGATGTCGGCGGCAGCTTCGATGTATTAAGCGGTCATGTCAAACGAGCACCACAATTTTATTTGGATCACCATTTAGAATGGCTTTATCGTTCATTGAGCAACCCAGCTCGGATCGGCCGGATCTTTCAATTGCCGGTCTTTGTGATAAAAAGTTTGTGGTGGAAGATGAGGAATAAATAA
- a CDS encoding transcription antitermination protein, translated as MITKTEIEIGKKYEVKPSEFQRSFVGVAKKVTDKGILFEVEYCDICDRDKAHNTVVADCTDVKQSVGEKYFFS; from the coding sequence TTGATTACAAAAACAGAGATCGAAATCGGTAAAAAGTATGAAGTAAAACCATCTGAATTCCAACGCTCATTTGTCGGTGTTGCTAAAAAGGTCACAGATAAAGGAATCCTTTTTGAGGTGGAATATTGTGATATTTGTGACCGGGACAAAGCCCACAACACAGTAGTCGCAGATTGCACGGATGTGAAACAATCAGTCGGTGAAAAGTATTTTTTCAGCTAA
- a CDS encoding acyltransferase family protein: MKKQTRNSTFELLRIISMFLIVLHHSVVHTDWPNTTSFLSNQYVVQFLSVGGKLGSNLFIMITAWFLIDKSFSWKRIKKTWLTIACYTIGITVIMLLFGDLKLDLKIIVEAVLPVLTYRYWFATNYLILLALAPFLSQAVQKMSYKDLRNLLLVLFGIFCGAKTLMNIQFGSNVIWFVFLYLTVGFFKKYKEEILPAKNCFLLFFSGLTLLYGSILTMNLIKGIYPEIKTVSTYLAAQDSVLIFVMSISLFLFFAQMKPFTNKGINYLAGTMFGVYLFHDNKMIRPLIWDHWSSLAENYNSQTLVLQIFAVVFIVFAVSIIIEILRQTLFTLGKKTKQLIK, encoded by the coding sequence ATGAAAAAACAGACACGAAATTCGACCTTTGAACTGTTGCGAATCATCAGTATGTTTTTGATCGTTCTGCATCATAGTGTTGTTCATACTGATTGGCCCAATACGACCAGCTTTTTGTCAAATCAATATGTTGTGCAATTTTTAAGTGTGGGAGGAAAATTAGGCAGTAATCTGTTCATTATGATCACTGCCTGGTTTTTGATTGATAAATCATTCAGTTGGAAACGGATCAAGAAGACATGGCTAACGATCGCTTGTTATACGATAGGAATCACGGTCATCATGCTGCTGTTTGGTGATTTAAAGTTAGATTTGAAAATCATTGTTGAAGCGGTTCTTCCCGTGTTGACGTATCGTTACTGGTTTGCGACTAATTATTTGATCTTATTAGCACTGGCGCCTTTTTTGTCACAAGCGGTCCAAAAAATGTCTTATAAAGATCTTCGAAATCTATTGCTGGTATTGTTTGGTATTTTTTGCGGCGCAAAGACTTTGATGAATATTCAATTCGGCAGTAATGTGATTTGGTTTGTCTTTTTATATTTAACAGTTGGATTTTTTAAAAAATATAAAGAGGAGATCCTGCCTGCTAAAAACTGCTTTCTTTTGTTCTTCAGCGGGTTAACATTGTTATATGGCAGCATTCTAACAATGAATTTGATCAAAGGTATCTATCCGGAAATCAAGACTGTTTCAACATATCTTGCCGCTCAAGATTCTGTTTTGATTTTCGTTATGTCGATTTCTCTGTTTTTGTTCTTTGCTCAAATGAAGCCTTTTACCAATAAAGGAATCAATTATCTGGCTGGAACGATGTTTGGTGTTTATTTATTTCATGATAATAAAATGATTCGACCACTTATTTGGGATCATTGGAGCAGTTTGGCAGAAAATTACAATAGCCAAACATTGGTTTTACAAATATTTGCTGTAGTGTTTATCGTGTTTGCGGTATCGATTATTATAGAGATTCTTCGCCAAACGCTTTTTACATTAGGAAAGAAAACAAAACAGCTGATAAAATAA
- a CDS encoding CDP-glycerol glycerophosphotransferase family protein — protein sequence MKNVLLTGMKSFYLFLVEQRSKLPAEKNDKIIFLLSFPSTSRWVLSELYKKYGSRLVVCYTENSRELAANYQKKGCLIYGIDSFRELLSSIPLMKGASTILCDNYFAFLGGTMFESSTKVIQIWHAGGAVKTFGLEANYAKNSTKKDQDRYQQVYDRLTHYVVASDQMTTIFKKSYHVTNAEFLPFGYLPADRYFDEAWLKQAKQKFQERFGNKKSLLYVPTYRENENENPIDFSRLAAVLGDEWQLFAKAHPHDPALQQKFEKHPAVITDFKGLTLQEMLPSIDCLITDYSSVPFEYTLANKEGKLLFFCYDLEEYQKTVGIQDGFFDALPEALAVTLDELLEKAANMQAVDLDRFDQTWNQYNKGNAMKQLMNWMEENEA from the coding sequence ATGAAAAATGTCCTATTAACTGGCATGAAATCTTTTTATCTTTTTTTAGTTGAACAACGCAGCAAACTCCCAGCTGAAAAAAATGATAAAATTATTTTTCTGCTTAGCTTTCCATCGACGAGCCGCTGGGTTTTGTCGGAATTATATAAAAAATACGGGTCGCGTTTAGTGGTCTGTTATACTGAGAACAGTCGCGAATTAGCAGCAAATTATCAGAAAAAAGGCTGCTTGATTTATGGGATAGATTCGTTTCGTGAATTGTTGTCAAGCATTCCTTTGATGAAAGGCGCTTCAACGATCCTTTGTGATAATTATTTTGCCTTTTTAGGGGGGACGATGTTTGAGTCTTCTACTAAAGTCATCCAGATCTGGCATGCAGGCGGAGCCGTCAAAACATTCGGTTTAGAAGCCAATTACGCGAAAAACAGTACCAAAAAGGATCAGGATCGCTATCAGCAGGTTTATGATCGATTGACTCATTATGTGGTAGCGTCAGATCAAATGACGACAATCTTCAAAAAGAGTTATCACGTGACGAATGCGGAATTTTTGCCGTTTGGGTATCTTCCGGCAGATCGATATTTTGATGAAGCTTGGCTGAAACAGGCAAAACAGAAGTTCCAAGAGCGTTTTGGAAATAAGAAAAGCCTCCTATATGTCCCTACTTATCGAGAGAATGAGAATGAAAATCCTATCGATTTTTCAAGATTAGCTGCTGTACTGGGAGATGAGTGGCAGCTGTTTGCCAAAGCACATCCCCATGATCCTGCTTTACAGCAAAAATTTGAAAAGCATCCGGCAGTCATCACTGATTTTAAAGGCCTTACTTTGCAAGAGATGCTGCCTTCGATCGATTGTCTGATTACCGATTATTCTTCAGTACCATTTGAATATACGTTAGCCAACAAAGAAGGAAAACTGCTCTTTTTCTGTTATGATCTTGAAGAGTATCAGAAGACGGTGGGGATACAAGATGGCTTTTTTGATGCCTTGCCTGAAGCGTTAGCTGTGACGCTTGATGAGCTTTTGGAAAAAGCAGCAAATATGCAAGCAGTGGATCTTGATCGATTCGATCAGACTTGGAATCAGTACAACAAAGGGAATGCAATGAAACAATTAATGAATTGGATGGAAGAAAATGAAGCATGA
- the asnS gene encoding asparagine--tRNA ligase: MEQIQIIDAKNHVGETVKIGAWVANKRSSGKIAFLQLRDGTAYFQGVVVKSEVAEEIFQAAKNLNQETAVWITGEIREDSRSKFGYEIGVTDIEVVGESHEYPITPKEHGTDFLMDHRHLWLRSSRQHAIMQIRNEIIRASYEFFNNEGFIKIDPPILTGSAPEGTTDLFETNYFDQKAYLSQSGQLYMEASAMAFGKVFSFGPTFRAEKSKTRRHLIEFWMIEPEMAFMHQEESLEIQERYVAYLVQNVLDHCDYALHVLGRDREVLEKYTKLPYPRISYDDAVELLKKNGFDDIEWGDDFGSPHETFIANSFDQPVFILNYPKAIKPFYMKPHPTREDLVICADMIAPEGYGEIIGGSERATDYEYLLEEIRKHGLDEKEYSWYLDLRQYGSVPHAGFGLGLERTVTWLSGIEHVREAIPFPRLLNRIYP; encoded by the coding sequence GTGGAACAAATTCAAATTATCGATGCAAAAAACCATGTGGGCGAAACAGTCAAGATCGGCGCATGGGTAGCGAACAAACGCTCTAGCGGGAAGATCGCTTTTTTACAACTTCGTGACGGTACTGCTTATTTCCAAGGTGTTGTCGTAAAAAGCGAAGTAGCTGAAGAAATTTTTCAAGCTGCCAAAAATCTTAATCAAGAAACTGCCGTTTGGATTACTGGTGAGATTCGTGAAGACAGTCGTTCTAAATTCGGTTACGAGATCGGTGTGACTGACATTGAAGTTGTGGGAGAAAGTCACGAGTATCCTATTACACCAAAAGAACACGGAACAGACTTTTTGATGGACCATCGTCATTTATGGTTGCGTTCTTCTCGTCAACACGCGATTATGCAGATCCGTAATGAGATCATCCGTGCCAGCTATGAATTCTTCAACAACGAAGGATTCATCAAAATCGATCCGCCGATTTTAACAGGTTCAGCTCCTGAAGGTACAACCGATCTTTTTGAAACAAATTATTTTGATCAAAAAGCATATTTATCTCAATCAGGTCAGCTATATATGGAAGCATCAGCGATGGCTTTTGGCAAAGTATTTTCTTTTGGTCCAACTTTCCGTGCTGAAAAATCTAAAACTCGCCGTCATTTGATCGAATTTTGGATGATCGAACCGGAAATGGCGTTCATGCACCAAGAAGAAAGCTTGGAAATCCAAGAACGTTACGTAGCATATCTTGTACAAAATGTATTGGATCATTGTGATTATGCATTGCACGTTTTAGGTCGTGATCGTGAAGTCCTTGAAAAATATACGAAACTGCCTTATCCAAGAATCTCTTATGATGACGCAGTAGAATTATTGAAGAAAAACGGTTTTGACGACATCGAGTGGGGAGACGATTTCGGTTCACCACATGAAACCTTTATCGCTAACTCCTTTGATCAGCCTGTTTTTATTCTGAACTATCCGAAAGCAATCAAACCATTCTATATGAAACCACACCCAACTCGGGAAGATCTTGTGATCTGTGCGGATATGATCGCTCCAGAAGGTTACGGTGAGATCATCGGCGGTTCTGAACGGGCAACTGATTATGAATATCTATTAGAAGAAATCCGCAAACATGGATTGGATGAAAAAGAATACTCTTGGTACCTTGATTTGCGTCAATATGGTTCCGTACCTCATGCTGGATTTGGCTTAGGATTAGAGCGGACGGTTACTTGGCTTTCAGGTATCGAACACGTCCGGGAAGCTATTCCATTCCCACGTTTGTTGAACCGTATTTATCCATAA